Proteins from a single region of Primulina tabacum isolate GXHZ01 chromosome 5, ASM2559414v2, whole genome shotgun sequence:
- the LOC142547752 gene encoding heat stress transcription factor A-6b-like translates to MSFSIDFIKEEYVGSSSKLYWDNEDLIPQPMEALQDTGPPPFLSKTYDFVDDPSTNEIVSWSCGNNSFIVWDPQTFATNLLPKYFKHKNFSSFVRQLNTYGFRKVHPDKWEFANEGFLRGQRHLLKDIVRRKTQYSSSQTLINQSLGSCAEVGTFGLDEEIDRLRRDKQLLATELVKLRQQQQTNLSCLRTMEQRLRDTEMKQKQTMSFLEKAIQSPTFLQRILRQKDEKKELGEAISNEGRRRRIIDHTSNNVGLDQELVFQEEECTHLGQESMEYVYKNDFGIEQFGDDNFYVKLEPQEYGEITRFGDLELEKLALSMQKTSNDYGGKIFEKGAL, encoded by the exons ATGAGTTTTTCTATAGATTTCATAAAGGAGGAGTATGTTGGATCGAGTTCAAAACTATACTGGGATAACGAGGATCTCATCCCTCAGCCAATGGAGGCTTTACAAGACACCGGTCCTCCACCATTTCTCAGCAAAACTTATGATTTCGTGGACGATCCAAGTACGAATGAAATCGTGTCGTGGAGTTGCGGTAACAATAGTTTCATTGTTTGGGATCCTCAAACATTTGCCACGAATCTTCTTCCAAAGTACTTCAAGCACAAGAATTTCTCCAGTTTTGTGAGGCAGCTTAATACTTAT GGCTTTAGGAAGGTTCATCCAGATAAGTGGGAGTTTGCAAATGAGGGGTTCTTAAGGGGACAAAGGCATCTTCTAAAAGACATTGTAAGGAGAAAGACTCAATATTCGAGTTCTCAAACGTTGATTAATCAAAGTCTAGGTTCGTGTGCGGAGGTGGGAACTTTTGGGTTAGATGAAGAAATTGATCGTTTGAGGCGTGACAAACAACTTCTAGCAACAGAATTAGTGAAACTTAGGCAGCAGCAACAAACCAATTTATCATGCCTTAGAACAATGGAACAAAGGCTAAGAGATACAGAAATGAAGCAAAAACAAACTATGAGTTTCTTGGAAAAAGCCATACAAAGCCCCACTTTCTTGCAACGAATATTGCGGCAAAAAGACGAGAAGAAAGAGCTTGGTGAAGCAATAAGCAACGAagggagaagaagaagaataatAGACCATACCTCGAACAATGTTGGTCTTGATCAAGAACTAGTTTTTCAAGAGGAGGAATGTACTCATTTAGGCCAAGAAAGTATGGAATATGTATACAAAAATGACTTTGGAATCGAACAATTTGGGGATGATAACTTTTATGTTAAGCTAGAGCCACAAGAGTATGGTGAAATTACAAGATTTGGTGATTTGGAGCTTGAGAAATTGGCATTGAGTATGCAAAAAACCTCAAATGATTATGgaggaaaaatatttgaaaaagggGCATTATAA